CGTGCCCATGTTCCAGGAAGGCCGCCTCAAGGGCGTGCTCCTGGGCGAGGTGCGCGCGAGCGCGCTGCCCACGCGGCCCACCGCGCAGACGACGCTGGTCCTCCTGGATGACCACGGCCAGTTGCTGATGCAGGGGGGCCTGAAATTGGGGCCGGGGGACGCCACGGGGCCGCTGCGCGCGCTGGCGGAGATTCCCGGGCCGCTGACACTGGACGGCAAGCACATGATGGGCGCCGCCGCGTGGGTGGGGAAGAGCGAGCTGCTGCTCGTCGTGCTGGAAGAGGAGACGGCCACCGCGGATCTGCGCGCGCGCTTCCTGCGGCAGTTGGCGTTCCACATCGCACTGCTCAGCAGCACGCTCATCATCTTCATCCTGCTGTTGCGGCACTCGTACCGTTCGTTGCTCGCCGCCGAGGAGCGGCTGCGCCGGCAGGAGACGATGGCCGCGCTGGGCACCGCCGCGTCGCTCATCGCCCACGAGGTGAAGAACGCGCTCAATGGCATCCAGGCAGCGCTGTCCGTGCTCCGGCACACCGCGGCCGGCAGTGAGCTGCCCGTGCGCGCGCTGCGCTCCCAGGTGGAGCGGCTGGGGCACCTGGCGCGCTCGCTGCTGTCCTTCGGGGCTCCCCGCGCCGCGCTGCGGCGGAGCTGCGAGGTGCACCTGTTGGTGCAGGACGCGCTCCAGGCGGTGAAGCTGCTCCCGGAGTCGGAGGCCGTGGCGCTGACGACCTCCCTGGATGAGTCGCTGTGGGTCCAGGGGGATGCGGCGTTGTTGGTGTCCGCCATCGACAACCTGCTGCGCAACGCGGTGGAGGCGGGCGCCGTGGCGCGCGACACCGGGCTACAGCCCGCGCCCTGGGTGAACGTGCGTCTGACGCGGGACGACCATGACGCCGTTCTCGTGGTGGAGGACAATGCGGGCGGCGTGGACCCACGCTTCGAGCCGAGGTTGTGGGAACCTTTCGCCACCGGGCGGGCCAAGGGGTGGGGCTGGGGCTGCCGATGGCGCGCGCCTCCGTGGAGGCGCATGGGGGCAGTCTGAACTACGCCCGGAGTCCGCTGGGCAGCCGCTTCACGCTGCGTCTGCCGTTGGAGGTGGCGAAGTCATGAGCACCCATCTGCTGCTGGTGGACGACGACCGGACCTTCGCGTCGCTGGCGGCCTCCGTGCTGCGCCATGAAGGCTTCCGCGTCGCCCTGGCGCACTCGCTTCATGACGCGCGCGGCGCCATGTCCCGGGAGGCCCCGGACCTGGTGGTGCTGGACCGCCGCCTGCCGGATGGGGATGGCATCGACTTCCTGCCCGAGCTGCGCGCCCAGCTCCCGGACACGCCGGTGTTGATGGTGACGGCGCACGGCGACATCGCCAGCGCGGTGGAGGCCATCCAGGCGGGGGCGCGCGACTACCTGTCCAAGCCCGTGGAGCTGGATGACCTGGTGCTGCGCGCCCGCCGCGCCGCCGCGGACCTTCAGCTCCAGGAGCGCCTGCGTCAGGCGGAGAGCGAGCTGGGCGGCCGGCGTCGCCTGTCGCGGCCCCACTCGCCGAAGATGCTGGCGGCGCTCCAGATGCTGGAGCGCATCGCCAAGGCCCCGCGCAGCCCCGTGCTGCTCTTGGGCGAGACGGGCGTGGGCAAGGAGGTCATCGCGCGCCACCTGCACGCGTTGCAAGGCGGGCAGGGCGCGTTCGTGCACATCAACTGCGCCGCGCTGCCCGCCACCATGGTGGAGAGCGAGCTGTTCGGCCACGAGCGCGGCGCCTTCACCGACGCGCGCACGGCCCGCCGCGGCCTGGTGGAGGTGGCCGCGGGAGGCGTGCTCTTCCTCGACGAGGTGGGCGAGCTGCCGCTGGGCCTTCAAGCCAAGCTGCTCACGTTCCTGGACAAGGGCGCCTTCCGCCGGCTGGGCGGCACCGCCGAGCTGAGCAGCAGCGCGCGCGTGGTGACGGCCACCAACCGCGACCTGACGCAGGAGGTGGCCCAGGGCCGCTTCCGCGAGGACCTCTACTTTCGCCTGAGCGTCTTCAAGGTGGACATTCCTCCGCTGCGGGAGCGCCGCGAGGACGTGTTGCCGCTGGCGCAGTCGCTCGTCGCGGAATTGTCCGCGGAGCTGGGCCGCAGGCCGGTGGGATTCTCCAAGGCGGCCCAGGCACGCCTGGAGCGCTACCCCTTCCCGGGCAACGTGCGCGAGCTGCGCAACGTGCTGGAGCGCGCGCTCGTCCTCGAAACGGGCCCGGAGCTGGAGCTGTCCGCCCTGGAGCCCCAGGGCGGCAGTGGCCCCACCGCGACGGACCCGGATGCCTTCATCGTCTCCGGTTCA
This genomic window from Myxococcus hansupus contains:
- a CDS encoding sigma-54-dependent transcriptional regulator; translation: MSTHLLLVDDDRTFASLAASVLRHEGFRVALAHSLHDARGAMSREAPDLVVLDRRLPDGDGIDFLPELRAQLPDTPVLMVTAHGDIASAVEAIQAGARDYLSKPVELDDLVLRARRAAADLQLQERLRQAESELGGRRRLSRPHSPKMLAALQMLERIAKAPRSPVLLLGETGVGKEVIARHLHALQGGQGAFVHINCAALPATMVESELFGHERGAFTDARTARRGLVEVAAGGVLFLDEVGELPLGLQAKLLTFLDKGAFRRLGGTAELSSSARVVTATNRDLTQEVAQGRFREDLYFRLSVFKVDIPPLRERREDVLPLAQSLVAELSAELGRRPVGFSKAAQARLERYPFPGNVRELRNVLERALVLETGPELELSALEPQGGSGPTATDPDAFIVSGSPRSLQDVERLYVRHVLSRLDGRRMEAARVLGLSYPTFLRRLEEE